A portion of the Flavobacterium limnophilum genome contains these proteins:
- a CDS encoding AAA family ATPase — translation MKINNIIIHNFKRFTDLEIKDIPEQTRLILLVGPNGSGKSSLLEAFNHWYRYKGFTQTGEKDYLEKKGAISEGNYWYDNKVQIEFHDVEEITKDEIKGKFYFRTAYRNEPDFKISELKNQNNPTENPKLAKLNINDVTVSENYHRLISQTLEGVFNYKNDSKSVQQFRDEIIGNIRNSLQRIFEDLNLSSIGDPLSDGSFYFEKGNAKDFHYKNLSAGEKSVFDLVLDLIIKTKYFPEAIFCIDEPEAHMHTRLQAKLLKELVRLLPEKSQLWISTHSIGMLNQAEEIEKENPGSVVFLNFDNLDFDVSQIIKPSKINKSIWDKFFELALADFSKLIAPETLVFCEGSSQGRKIKDFDAQVFSNIFEDKYPLTRFVSVGSCNEIENIENQSINIVSSILKSSKIIKVVDRDGKSKREIEELATMDIKTLKRRHIESYLLDDEIIELLCDSNWVNEKLDECLLAKQTAIKASVKRKNPSDDIKSASGDIVVALKRILDIKDGGNNTNSFLRDTMCPLITEKTKTFKELELEIFH, via the coding sequence ATGAAAATAAACAACATAATAATTCATAATTTCAAGAGATTCACTGATCTTGAAATCAAAGACATTCCAGAGCAAACTAGATTAATTTTGCTTGTAGGTCCAAATGGATCTGGAAAATCGTCTCTACTAGAGGCTTTTAATCATTGGTATCGTTATAAAGGATTTACACAAACTGGCGAAAAAGATTATCTGGAAAAGAAGGGAGCCATCTCTGAAGGAAATTACTGGTATGATAACAAAGTGCAAATTGAATTTCACGATGTCGAAGAAATTACGAAAGACGAAATTAAAGGAAAGTTTTACTTTAGGACAGCATATAGGAACGAACCAGATTTTAAGATTAGTGAGCTTAAAAATCAAAACAATCCAACTGAAAATCCAAAACTTGCCAAATTAAATATTAACGACGTTACTGTATCAGAAAATTACCATAGATTAATTTCTCAAACACTTGAAGGAGTTTTTAATTATAAAAATGATTCCAAATCCGTTCAACAATTCCGAGATGAGATAATAGGCAATATTAGAAACTCTTTACAGCGTATTTTTGAGGATTTGAATCTTAGCTCTATTGGCGATCCTTTGTCAGACGGTAGTTTTTATTTTGAAAAAGGCAATGCAAAAGATTTTCACTATAAAAACTTGTCCGCTGGAGAAAAATCGGTTTTCGACTTAGTACTTGATTTAATTATAAAAACTAAATATTTTCCTGAGGCAATTTTTTGTATTGATGAACCAGAGGCACATATGCACACAAGATTACAAGCAAAATTGCTTAAAGAATTAGTTAGGCTTCTTCCCGAAAAATCTCAATTGTGGATAAGTACTCATTCGATCGGCATGCTAAATCAAGCGGAAGAAATTGAAAAAGAAAACCCAGGAAGCGTTGTATTTTTAAACTTTGACAATCTCGACTTTGATGTTTCACAAATCATTAAGCCCTCAAAAATAAATAAGTCAATCTGGGATAAATTTTTTGAGTTGGCATTAGCTGATTTTTCAAAACTTATTGCGCCTGAGACTTTAGTTTTTTGTGAGGGTTCCTCTCAAGGAAGAAAAATTAAAGACTTTGATGCACAAGTCTTCTCAAATATTTTTGAAGACAAATATCCTTTAACAAGATTTGTGTCAGTTGGTTCATGTAATGAGATTGAAAATATTGAAAACCAGTCTATCAATATTGTTTCATCAATTTTAAAGTCATCAAAAATTATTAAAGTTGTTGATCGAGATGGCAAAAGTAAAAGAGAAATTGAAGAGCTAGCAACTATGGACATCAAAACCCTTAAGCGAAGACACATTGAGAGCTATTTACTAGATGATGAAATTATTGAATTGCTTTGTGATTCAAACTGGGTAAATGAAAAGCTTGACGAATGTTTGCTAGCGAAGCAAACAGCAATCAAAGCAAGTGTAAAACGTAAAAACCCAAGTGACGACATTAAATCTGCTAGCGGAGACATTGTTGTAGCTCTAAAGAGAATTTTAGATATTAAAGACGGAGGTAATAACACAAACAGTTTTTTAAGAGATACAATGTGTCCACTCATAACAGAAAAAACCAAAACTTTTAAGGAGTTAGAATTAGAAATCTTTCATTAA
- the trpA gene encoding tryptophan synthase subunit alpha: MNRINQKLQEDKKILSIYFSAGYPSLNDTVQIIQDLEKNGVDMIEIGLPFSDPLADGPTIQASSTQALHNGMTTQVLFDQLAAIRKTVSIPLVIMGYFNPMLQYGVEAFCQKCAEIGIDGLIIPDLPVDVYADEYKATFDKYGLKNIFLITPQTSDERIRFIDSVSDGFIYMVSSASVTGSQSGFGSTQEAYFKRIADMNLKNPQIIGFGISNQETFNQATQFAKGAIIGSAFITHLKENGSGKIGEFVKGIR, encoded by the coding sequence ATGAACAGAATAAACCAAAAATTACAAGAAGACAAAAAAATACTTTCCATCTATTTTTCGGCGGGTTATCCCAGTTTGAATGATACTGTACAAATCATCCAAGACTTGGAAAAAAACGGTGTCGACATGATCGAAATCGGACTGCCGTTCAGCGATCCCTTGGCCGATGGCCCAACAATTCAAGCGAGTTCGACCCAAGCTTTGCACAACGGTATGACCACTCAGGTTTTGTTTGACCAACTGGCAGCTATTCGAAAAACGGTATCAATTCCGTTGGTAATTATGGGTTATTTCAACCCGATGTTGCAATATGGTGTTGAAGCTTTTTGCCAGAAATGTGCCGAAATCGGCATCGACGGCCTAATCATTCCAGACCTTCCCGTTGATGTATATGCCGACGAATACAAAGCCACTTTCGACAAATACGGACTCAAAAACATCTTCCTGATTACGCCACAAACCTCGGACGAGCGCATTCGTTTTATCGACAGCGTTTCGGATGGCTTTATTTACATGGTAAGTTCGGCAAGTGTTACGGGTTCACAATCCGGTTTTGGAAGCACACAGGAAGCTTATTTCAAACGCATCGCCGACATGAACCTGAAAAATCCACAAATCATCGGTTTTGGAATTAGTAATCAGGAAACTTTCAATCAAGCCACGCAATTTGCCAAAGGCGCGATTATAGGAAGTGCTTTTATCACGCACTTAAAAGAAAATGGTTCTGGAAAAATCGGGGAGTTTGTAAAAGGGATTCGATAA
- a CDS encoding gamma-glutamylcyclotransferase family protein, which yields MENLFAYGTLKDKEIQERVFGRVLKGTPDKLIGYAVKGIPIEEEFGIIQYPIIAETQNPEDSIDGICYQLSERDLELADKYEGMHYKRIQVQLHSSETVWVYSAAL from the coding sequence ATGGAAAATTTATTTGCTTACGGAACATTAAAAGACAAAGAGATTCAAGAAAGAGTTTTTGGACGCGTGCTGAAAGGAACTCCCGACAAATTGATAGGCTATGCCGTAAAGGGAATCCCTATCGAAGAAGAATTTGGAATCATCCAATATCCCATCATCGCCGAAACCCAAAACCCGGAGGACAGCATCGACGGAATCTGCTACCAACTCAGCGAACGAGACCTGGAACTGGCCGACAAATACGAAGGAATGCATTACAAACGCATCCAAGTGCAATTGCATTCCAGCGAAACGGTTTGGGTTTATAGTGCTGCGCTATAA